The proteins below come from a single Macaca fascicularis isolate 582-1 chromosome 9, T2T-MFA8v1.1 genomic window:
- the LOC102140335 gene encoding LOW QUALITY PROTEIN: protein FAM25A-like (The sequence of the model RefSeq protein was modified relative to this genomic sequence to represent the inferred CDS: inserted 2 bases in 1 codon), with protein sequence MMLGGLGKLAAKGLAHRTEKATEGVNGHIPQVTQEDTSSAGGSLGHSSSFFPTAIAEAVKKDQESXDKKMKEVTETVTNTVTNAITHAAESLGKLGH encoded by the exons ATGATGCTGGGAGGCCTGGGGAAGCTGGCCGCCAAGGGCCTGGCCCACCGCACTGAGAAGGCCACCGAGGGAGTCA ATGGCCACATCCCACAGGTCACTCAAGAGGACACAAGTtcagcaggtggatcactaggacattcttcctctttctttccaacAGCCATTGCTGAAGCCGTAAAGAAAGACCAAGAGTC GGACAAAAAGATGAAGGAAGTCACTGAGACAGTGACCAACACAGTCACAAATGCCATCACCCATGCAGCAGAGAGTCTGGGCAAACTTGGACACTGA